The Streptomyces puniciscabiei genome includes a window with the following:
- the fabF gene encoding beta-ketoacyl-ACP synthase II, whose product MHDDVVITGIGALTPVGNDRESSWEAIVAGRSGIAPITVFDPTGLDTRIAGEVKSFRPSEHFDAKRTRRISRFTAFAVVAAREAVADAKLDIDDDNRDRVSVVVNAGAAGFDTIEAATRLLVDGREPSSYFVPYSLTNMPSCEVAIDLGIHGPVNANALACASGLYALLDARRLILSGEADVVVCGGTDAQITRSFMNGLSTLGALSRRNDDPTRASRPFDVDREGFVLGEGAVIMVLESAEHARRRGATPYAAVSGGALTCDAFHVTAPHPEGEYASAAISTAVQRAGIAPEDLDYICAHGTSTKANDRTESAAIRAALGAAADRVAVSSPKSSVGHLLGGAGALGAMVCAMAIRDGVVPPTINLDSPDPECDLDHVANVARRMPVRTAMANAFGFGGQNCVAVFSAPEPA is encoded by the coding sequence ATGCATGATGACGTCGTAATCACAGGCATAGGCGCGCTGACGCCGGTCGGAAATGACCGGGAGAGCAGCTGGGAAGCGATCGTGGCGGGCCGGTCGGGCATCGCGCCCATCACCGTTTTCGATCCCACGGGACTGGACACCCGGATCGCCGGCGAAGTGAAGTCGTTCCGGCCTTCCGAGCATTTTGACGCCAAACGCACCCGGCGCATCTCCCGGTTCACGGCGTTCGCCGTCGTGGCGGCGCGCGAGGCGGTGGCCGACGCGAAGCTCGACATCGACGACGACAACCGGGACCGGGTGTCGGTCGTGGTGAACGCCGGGGCGGCGGGCTTCGACACCATCGAGGCGGCCACCCGGCTGCTGGTCGACGGCCGGGAGCCGAGCTCCTACTTCGTGCCCTACTCGCTGACGAACATGCCCAGTTGCGAGGTGGCGATCGACCTCGGCATCCACGGCCCCGTCAACGCCAACGCGCTGGCCTGTGCGAGCGGCCTGTACGCGCTGCTGGACGCGCGGCGCCTGATCCTGTCCGGTGAGGCGGACGTGGTGGTCTGCGGCGGCACCGACGCGCAGATCACACGGTCGTTCATGAACGGTCTGTCCACCCTGGGTGCGCTCTCCCGGCGCAACGACGACCCCACCCGGGCGAGCCGTCCCTTCGACGTCGACCGGGAGGGCTTCGTGCTGGGCGAGGGGGCGGTGATCATGGTCCTGGAGTCCGCCGAGCACGCCCGCCGACGCGGGGCCACCCCGTACGCCGCCGTCAGCGGTGGCGCGTTGACCTGCGACGCCTTCCACGTCACCGCCCCGCACCCGGAGGGCGAGTACGCCTCGGCCGCGATCAGCACCGCCGTCCAGCGGGCCGGGATCGCGCCCGAGGACCTCGATTACATCTGCGCCCACGGCACGTCCACCAAGGCCAACGACCGCACCGAGTCCGCGGCCATCCGCGCGGCGCTCGGCGCGGCGGCGGACCGGGTGGCCGTGAGCAGCCCGAAGTCGAGCGTCGGCCATCTGCTCGGCGGCGCGGGCGCCCTGGGCGCGATGGTGTGCGCCATGGCCATCCGTGACGGCGTCGTGCCGCCCACGATCAATCTGGACTCGCCCGACCCCGAGTGCGACCTGGACCATGTGGCCAACGTCGCCCGGCGGATGCCCGTGCGGACGGCGATGGCGAACGCCTTCGGGTTCGGCGGCCAGAACTGCGTCGCGGTGTTCAGCGCACCCGAGCCCGCCTGA
- the epsC gene encoding serine O-acetyltransferase EpsC yields the protein MNRRRRSSRDPSRHDADSPAGNVLSTRLLAERGRQEPTREPDPPERYGPADLIRLFIEDIRTIVERDPSIRTVAEALLHPALPALCVHRVAHLLHKRGSRLTARALMAGARALTGTEIHPGATLGRRVFIDHGAAVVIGETAVVGDDVTIYHQVTLGAVGWRRDNRRLPGERRHPVVGSGCVLGAGATVLGPVNIGHRAVIGAQAVVLTDIPDDTHVLPEKALRTSHDALPKIAWMP from the coding sequence ATGAACAGGCGACGACGATCCAGCCGAGATCCGTCCCGGCACGATGCCGACTCACCGGCGGGGAATGTCCTGTCCACCAGGCTCCTGGCCGAACGCGGGCGGCAGGAACCGACCCGGGAGCCCGACCCGCCGGAGCGGTACGGACCGGCGGACCTGATCCGGCTTTTCATCGAGGACATCCGCACCATTGTCGAGCGTGACCCGTCCATACGAACGGTCGCGGAAGCCCTGCTGCATCCGGCACTGCCCGCCCTGTGCGTCCACCGCGTGGCGCACCTGCTCCACAAGCGAGGCTCCCGGCTGACCGCGCGTGCCCTGATGGCAGGTGCCCGGGCGCTCACCGGTACGGAGATCCATCCGGGTGCCACGCTGGGCCGCAGAGTATTCATCGATCACGGTGCGGCCGTTGTCATCGGCGAGACAGCAGTGGTGGGCGATGACGTCACCATCTATCACCAGGTCACCCTCGGAGCGGTCGGCTGGCGGCGGGACAACCGCAGGCTGCCCGGAGAACGGCGGCACCCGGTGGTCGGCAGCGGTTGCGTGCTCGGTGCCGGCGCCACCGTACTCGGACCGGTGAACATCGGCCACAGAGCGGTCATCGGGGCACAAGCCGTCGTCCTCACGGACATACCCGATGACACCCATGTGCTACCTGAAAAAGCATTACGCACATCGCATGACGCACTGCCCAAAATAGCGTGGATGCCCTGA
- a CDS encoding PLP-dependent cysteine synthase family protein, with protein sequence MSPEGRIYQSMEELVGGTPLLRYRLPGVPAGARTLAKLEMLNPLANVKDRAVLYMFRAAQQSGELPPGGTVIECSSGSTGISLAALCLLHGHRCIIVMPDNATVERQLILRKLGAEIKFVPHGDGLPAAWEYAERLQKSIPGSWLPHQDTNPANVLAHYETTGPELWRDTAGDIDVLVCGVGTGGTLTGVARFLKERRDVHVVAVEPTRSAVLSGGEAGPHCIPGIGAGYVSEIMDVSLIDEVIAVSDDDAATTSREITQATGLLAGISSGAAAHAARIVSRQPQWSEATIVSVFPDSGERYLSVGAD encoded by the coding sequence ATGAGCCCGGAAGGCCGGATCTACCAGTCCATGGAGGAACTGGTCGGCGGCACTCCCCTGCTGCGGTATCGGCTGCCGGGTGTCCCGGCCGGTGCGCGGACCCTGGCGAAGCTCGAGATGCTGAACCCGCTCGCCAACGTCAAGGACCGGGCGGTGCTCTACATGTTCCGTGCCGCCCAGCAGTCGGGGGAGCTGCCGCCAGGGGGGACGGTCATCGAGTGCTCGTCCGGGAGCACCGGCATCTCCCTTGCCGCGCTGTGCCTCCTGCATGGCCACCGCTGCATCATCGTCATGCCGGACAACGCCACGGTGGAACGGCAGCTGATCCTGCGCAAGCTGGGGGCTGAGATCAAGTTCGTGCCCCATGGCGACGGATTGCCGGCCGCATGGGAATACGCGGAGCGGCTGCAGAAGTCCATACCCGGCTCCTGGCTGCCGCACCAGGACACCAACCCCGCCAATGTGCTGGCGCATTATGAGACCACCGGCCCCGAGCTGTGGCGGGATACCGCGGGCGACATTGATGTGCTGGTCTGCGGCGTCGGCACGGGCGGGACGCTGACCGGGGTCGCACGTTTCCTCAAGGAACGACGCGATGTCCATGTGGTCGCGGTCGAGCCCACCAGGTCCGCCGTCCTTTCGGGAGGCGAAGCGGGACCCCATTGCATCCCCGGAATCGGGGCGGGGTACGTCTCGGAAATCATGGACGTTTCGCTCATCGACGAGGTGATCGCGGTGTCGGACGACGACGCGGCCACCACGAGCCGGGAGATCACCCAGGCCACCGGACTGCTCGCCGGCATATCGTCGGGGGCGGCGGCACATGCCGCCCGTATCGTGTCCAGGCAGCCGCAATGGTCTGAGGCGACGATCGTCTCGGTGTTTCCCGATTCCGGTGAACGCTATCTCTCGGTCGGGGCGGATTAG
- a CDS encoding nuclear transport factor 2 family protein, with translation MATEEHEFTLPGADLPQPDEELRKRREAVVIEHTVAEGAWDIDGVIATFPRGGVYRVIPFEESPLIGEEAIKKGYFAELQKAFPVADHSLFHVHHTPTAVIVEAQFRAKQEADWRGIPNRGKTVDAPVAIFFHFDGDVLIDETLYFDMATFARQLA, from the coding sequence ATGGCCACCGAGGAGCACGAGTTCACTCTGCCCGGCGCGGACCTGCCGCAGCCCGACGAGGAGCTGCGCAAGCGGCGCGAGGCGGTCGTCATCGAGCACACCGTCGCCGAGGGCGCCTGGGACATCGACGGAGTGATCGCGACGTTCCCGCGCGGCGGCGTCTACCGGGTCATCCCGTTCGAGGAGTCCCCGCTGATCGGTGAAGAGGCCATCAAGAAGGGCTACTTCGCCGAACTGCAGAAGGCCTTCCCGGTCGCCGACCACAGCCTGTTCCACGTCCACCACACGCCGACCGCCGTGATCGTGGAGGCGCAGTTCCGCGCCAAGCAGGAGGCGGACTGGCGCGGCATCCCCAACCGCGGCAAGACCGTCGACGCCCCTGTGGCGATCTTCTTCCACTTCGACGGCGACGTGCTGATCGACGAGACGCTCTACTTCGACATGGCCACCTTCGCCCGTCAGCTCGCCTGA
- a CDS encoding alpha/beta hydrolase family protein: MSVSSTDRKTKPLPTHSAGVRPILLEAAGLTLSGLLAEPPDGPPRATVVAVHGGGMLAGYFDGQVHSDLSLLTLGARLGFTVLALDRPGYGRSAQQIPAGMTLGEQSAVLSAALDAFAARHAVGRGYLLLAHSYGGKLALTTVADTPGLLALDASGVGHRFSVAPTGRRLRRNLDWERNWGPLSLYPEGTFRAAEALVAPMPEREACEVDLWPEMFEDLAPRIDIPLRLTFAEHEGWWVHEEQDLAHLASRLAKAPVLRIGHQPRAGHNISLGLAARSYHLSAFAFFEECLQAAAET; the protein is encoded by the coding sequence ATGAGCGTGTCCAGCACGGACCGGAAGACGAAGCCGCTGCCGACCCACTCGGCCGGGGTACGCCCGATCCTCCTCGAGGCCGCGGGCCTCACTCTGTCCGGCCTGCTGGCCGAGCCGCCCGACGGCCCGCCGCGGGCCACCGTCGTCGCCGTGCACGGCGGCGGCATGCTCGCGGGCTACTTCGACGGGCAGGTCCACTCCGACCTGTCCCTGCTCACCCTCGGCGCCCGCCTCGGCTTCACCGTGCTGGCCCTCGACCGGCCCGGCTACGGCAGGTCCGCTCAGCAGATACCCGCCGGCATGACCCTCGGCGAGCAGTCCGCCGTGCTCTCCGCGGCGCTCGACGCCTTCGCCGCACGGCATGCCGTCGGGCGGGGCTATCTGCTGCTCGCCCACTCCTACGGCGGCAAGCTCGCCCTCACGACCGTCGCGGACACCCCCGGTCTGCTCGCCCTCGACGCCTCCGGTGTCGGCCACCGTTTCAGCGTCGCCCCCACCGGCCGCCGGCTTCGCCGCAACCTCGACTGGGAGCGCAACTGGGGCCCGCTGAGCCTGTATCCGGAGGGGACCTTCCGCGCGGCCGAGGCCCTGGTCGCGCCCATGCCCGAGCGTGAGGCCTGCGAAGTGGACCTGTGGCCGGAGATGTTCGAGGACCTGGCCCCCCGGATCGACATCCCGCTGCGGCTGACCTTCGCCGAGCACGAGGGCTGGTGGGTGCACGAGGAGCAGGACCTCGCCCATCTGGCCTCCCGGCTGGCCAAGGCACCCGTGCTGCGGATCGGACACCAGCCCCGCGCGGGCCACAACATCAGCCTCGGCCTGGCCGCACGCTCCTACCACCTGAGCGCGTTCGCCTTCTTCGAGGAGTGCCTGCAGGCCGCCGCGGAGACATGA
- a CDS encoding TauD/TfdA dioxygenase family protein gives MSGIDIRRIGGRIGAEITGIDLGATISDQLFSEIKKAFLDYKVLFFRDQDISDEQQLAFAGRFGPLTHRHPLMRTAEQSPQVLVVDGEDQRANHWHCDISFTETPSLGTSLRSVVLPPYGGDTLVASGEAGYRDLPAELREIADRLWAVHTNRAEQPRLGTRRGDEVRRAFLAKRFETAHPVVRVHPETGEPSLFLGGFAQRLVGMSLRESRPIIDVLQSYALRPENQVRWNWRPGDVLIFDNRCTQHYGVDDYDGHRRLLHRVSVTGDVPVGLDGKRSYVIHAGDGDEEGQ, from the coding sequence ATGAGCGGCATCGACATCCGGCGCATCGGCGGCCGAATAGGGGCCGAGATCACCGGTATCGACCTGGGCGCCACGATCTCGGATCAGCTGTTCTCCGAGATCAAGAAGGCATTCCTCGACTACAAGGTGCTGTTCTTCCGTGACCAGGACATCAGTGACGAACAGCAGTTGGCCTTCGCCGGCCGGTTCGGCCCGCTCACCCACCGGCATCCGCTGATGCGGACCGCCGAGCAGAGCCCGCAGGTCCTCGTCGTGGACGGGGAGGATCAACGCGCCAACCACTGGCACTGCGACATCAGCTTCACCGAGACGCCGTCCCTGGGAACCTCGCTGCGGAGTGTGGTGCTGCCGCCCTACGGCGGAGACACGCTGGTGGCAAGTGGCGAGGCCGGCTACCGGGATCTCCCCGCCGAGTTGCGGGAGATCGCCGATCGGCTGTGGGCGGTGCACACCAACCGGGCGGAACAGCCGCGCCTGGGCACCAGGCGTGGTGACGAAGTGCGCCGGGCGTTCCTGGCCAAGCGGTTCGAGACCGCGCACCCGGTCGTCCGGGTCCACCCGGAGACGGGCGAACCGTCCCTGTTCCTCGGCGGCTTCGCACAGCGACTGGTGGGAATGAGTCTGCGGGAATCGCGGCCGATCATCGATGTGCTGCAATCCTACGCACTGCGTCCGGAAAACCAGGTGCGCTGGAACTGGCGGCCGGGGGACGTGCTCATTTTCGACAATCGCTGCACGCAGCATTACGGCGTCGACGACTACGACGGCCACCGGCGGCTGCTGCACCGGGTCTCGGTCACCGGCGATGTGCCTGTCGGCCTGGACGGCAAACGCAGCTACGTGATCCATGCCGGCGACGGGGACGAGGAAGGGCAATAG
- a CDS encoding acyl carrier protein, with amino-acid sequence MSQSTEVTAESVHGLIRTELIALGIPEEDTSAETVIDTLEIDSLDLADLLVTVQREYGVNIRRADLAGVTVGGLVDRVLAGADGR; translated from the coding sequence ATGTCCCAGTCCACTGAGGTGACCGCGGAGTCCGTGCACGGGCTGATCCGCACCGAACTCATCGCCCTCGGAATTCCGGAGGAGGACACCTCCGCGGAGACCGTCATCGACACGCTGGAGATCGACTCGCTCGACCTCGCCGACCTGCTGGTCACGGTGCAACGTGAGTACGGCGTGAACATCCGGCGCGCCGACCTGGCCGGGGTCACCGTCGGCGGGCTGGTGGACCGCGTCCTCGCCGGCGCCGACGGCCGCTGA
- a CDS encoding 4'-phosphopantetheinyl transferase family protein gives MADTDVTVAVAAGTDEVLRHPAAGTHLLNDRERGRLARFRREPARRDFLAAHVLVRFCAGWLLGVAPAEVPFGQRCPTCRRTDHGRPLLAGRPDVHLSLSHTDGVVAAAAGRVPVGIDVERLGRAYDPGVVDRALTAAERALVSADADPGRAFLRQWVRKEALIKIGRTDMDALGRLDLSELPLDGRADGAPVRFEDLYVTDLTDTRLGALVSAVATEPVRLDAALPSAALPSAALSLPGPVF, from the coding sequence ATGGCTGACACGGACGTCACGGTGGCCGTGGCCGCGGGCACCGACGAGGTGCTGCGGCATCCGGCGGCGGGGACGCACCTGCTGAACGACCGGGAACGGGGGCGCCTCGCGCGGTTCCGCCGGGAGCCGGCCCGCCGGGACTTCCTCGCCGCGCACGTCCTGGTCCGGTTCTGCGCGGGGTGGCTGCTGGGCGTCGCCCCGGCCGAGGTGCCCTTCGGCCAGCGCTGCCCGACGTGCCGGCGGACCGACCACGGCAGGCCGCTGCTCGCGGGCCGTCCTGACGTGCATCTGAGCCTCTCCCACACCGACGGCGTGGTGGCCGCGGCCGCCGGTCGTGTCCCGGTGGGCATCGACGTGGAGCGGCTGGGGCGCGCCTACGACCCCGGGGTCGTGGACCGTGCGCTCACCGCCGCCGAGCGTGCCCTGGTGAGCGCGGACGCGGACCCCGGCCGCGCCTTCCTGCGTCAATGGGTGCGCAAGGAGGCGCTGATCAAGATCGGCAGGACGGACATGGACGCGCTCGGCCGTCTCGACCTCTCGGAGCTTCCGCTCGACGGCCGGGCCGACGGGGCGCCTGTGCGCTTCGAGGACCTCTACGTCACGGACCTGACGGACACCCGCCTGGGCGCCCTGGTCTCGGCGGTGGCCACCGAACCGGTGCGCCTGGACGCCGCGTTGCCGTCGGCCGCGTTGCCGTCGGCCGCGTTGTCGCTGCCCGGACCGGTCTTCTAG
- a CDS encoding HpcH/HpaI aldolase family protein, whose amino-acid sequence MATPDSFARRLRAREQLAGYWIACDNPVAVERIARLGYDYIGVDGQHGVLSQPGWSAAMMAVDAGQRAAGLIRVPSVDPVAIGAALDTGARGVIVPMVETPEQAAAAVRATRHWPAGSRSLAGPVRAQFRLGDVPAEIDEGVVCIVMIETKAALDNLEKICATPGLDAVYLGPADLSVALGGRYFGDPAVQPALLEATTAIAEAARHAGIASGIHCLDGESAARWLSDGYTFATISSDITHLEQVAAAHLAAARGAGVS is encoded by the coding sequence ATGGCGACACCGGATTCGTTCGCCCGGCGGCTTCGCGCCCGCGAGCAGCTTGCCGGTTACTGGATCGCGTGTGACAACCCGGTCGCGGTCGAACGCATCGCCCGGCTCGGCTATGACTACATCGGGGTCGACGGGCAGCACGGGGTGCTGTCGCAGCCGGGCTGGAGCGCCGCGATGATGGCGGTGGACGCGGGACAACGCGCGGCGGGCCTCATCCGGGTTCCCTCCGTGGATCCTGTGGCCATCGGCGCCGCTCTGGACACCGGTGCGCGTGGCGTGATCGTGCCCATGGTCGAAACACCGGAGCAGGCCGCGGCGGCGGTGCGGGCCACCAGGCACTGGCCTGCCGGAAGCCGCAGTCTGGCCGGCCCCGTGCGGGCACAGTTCCGGCTCGGTGACGTCCCGGCCGAGATCGACGAGGGCGTGGTCTGCATCGTCATGATCGAGACGAAGGCCGCCCTGGACAACCTGGAGAAGATCTGCGCGACTCCGGGCCTGGACGCCGTCTACCTGGGACCGGCCGACCTGTCCGTGGCTCTGGGCGGACGGTACTTCGGTGATCCCGCGGTGCAGCCGGCGCTGCTGGAAGCGACGACCGCCATCGCCGAAGCCGCACGACACGCGGGTATCGCAAGCGGCATCCACTGCCTGGACGGGGAGAGCGCGGCCCGCTGGCTGTCGGACGGTTACACCTTCGCCACCATTTCCAGCGATATCACCCACCTGGAACAGGTCGCGGCCGCGCACCTGGCAGCGGCCCGGGGGGCGGGAGTCTCATGA
- a CDS encoding FAD-dependent monooxygenase, translated as MTAKRFTATVVGGGIGGLAAAAALARCGLEVTVVERAQSFEPAGSGLMLYPNGVAAADAISRRLGRRIRESGHVIGPEEERLLLSASGRILAREKIGRLGWPDGTPPISILRTAAQESLIAAVSSAGAEVRMGTVVSDYTTTDRGPISVHLSDGSTHTADLLVAADGIWSSVRERMLADGPPRYCGYTSVRSHTPGNWPWPQGFVANGNGVQIFAAPVADGTLYWTAKITAPPGTWRQLGPEAAQRRLAELIAGWPDPIVRLITGSDPADVAVTDVHDRDPVSRWVDGRVVLLGDAAHPMAPALGQAANMALEDAVVLASELRTHVVNGGRGDFGTALRAYQRQRVERTTRVVLLSRRQGLLDQGTGTVRSLVRNTAMSLRGRKDAALHEVTRWAVPALAA; from the coding sequence ATGACGGCCAAGCGATTCACCGCGACCGTCGTGGGTGGCGGCATCGGCGGCCTGGCCGCAGCGGCCGCACTCGCACGTTGTGGCCTCGAGGTGACGGTCGTCGAACGCGCACAGAGCTTCGAGCCCGCGGGCTCGGGCCTGATGCTCTACCCGAACGGCGTTGCCGCCGCGGACGCCATCAGCCGTCGGCTCGGCCGGCGCATCCGCGAATCCGGGCACGTGATAGGGCCGGAGGAGGAGCGGCTGCTGCTCAGCGCCTCCGGCCGGATCCTCGCGCGAGAGAAGATCGGCCGACTGGGCTGGCCCGACGGAACCCCGCCGATCTCCATCCTGCGCACGGCCGCACAGGAATCGCTGATCGCCGCCGTCTCCTCCGCCGGTGCCGAGGTCCGGATGGGCACGGTGGTGTCCGACTACACGACGACGGATCGCGGCCCGATCTCCGTGCACCTGTCCGACGGCAGCACCCACACCGCGGACCTGCTGGTGGCCGCGGACGGGATCTGGTCGTCGGTGCGCGAGCGGATGCTCGCGGACGGACCGCCCCGGTACTGCGGCTACACATCGGTACGCAGCCACACGCCGGGCAACTGGCCATGGCCCCAGGGCTTCGTGGCCAACGGCAACGGCGTGCAGATATTCGCCGCTCCGGTCGCCGATGGCACGCTGTACTGGACGGCCAAGATCACCGCTCCTCCCGGAACCTGGCGGCAGCTCGGCCCGGAGGCGGCGCAACGACGGTTGGCGGAGCTGATCGCCGGATGGCCCGACCCGATCGTGCGGCTGATCACCGGCAGCGACCCCGCCGATGTCGCGGTCACGGACGTCCACGACCGTGACCCCGTATCGCGGTGGGTGGACGGCCGCGTGGTCCTGCTCGGCGACGCGGCGCATCCCATGGCCCCGGCCCTCGGACAAGCGGCGAACATGGCGCTCGAAGACGCCGTCGTCCTCGCCTCGGAACTGCGCACGCACGTCGTGAACGGCGGTCGCGGCGACTTCGGTACCGCGCTTCGCGCGTACCAGCGGCAGCGCGTGGAACGCACCACTCGGGTGGTGCTCCTCTCCCGCCGCCAGGGTCTGCTGGACCAGGGAACGGGCACGGTCCGGTCGCTCGTACGCAATACCGCCATGAGCCTGCGCGGGCGCAAGGACGCAGCGCTCCACGAGGTCACTCGGTGGGCCGTCCCCGCTCTTGCGGCGTAA
- a CDS encoding ATP-grasp domain-containing protein, whose amino-acid sequence MQADSTVLLVGATEGTVRKAKDLGLRVLVLQHPQKLAEAPCELADVVRAVDYTDLTALETAARELWKTTGFTAVVSLTEPGLEGAGLLNDLFGLGGTGLEAARRFRDKLAMRRRLVAAGNGAATAAAAPLAKRRDLDEFADEHGYPFVIKPTNGTGSYGVSLVTGPEAADTAWHTVSALSGHPMARTTMPFSVDGFMMEEYVDGPQFSAESFSFDGRHVLIGITETQLAADSFAAFSHVMPTRLDDAAQAGVLDAVSRFLDAMELRDGPAHTEFRLGERGPVVIESHNRFGGGAINQLVRGAYGIDLETYALGWPFRLVPEISRPPRARGAAAVRFLVSGPGQVESITGVEDARAEPGVLAAQMWVKPGDTVRAVEDSWDRLGLVAAAAATGDMAVRRAEEVLRDTIRIQVRGEDGVVRPARIALPDRPQRHPAHGESAVAMATAD is encoded by the coding sequence GTGCAAGCGGATTCGACGGTGCTCCTCGTCGGCGCCACTGAAGGTACGGTGAGAAAGGCGAAGGACCTGGGCCTGCGCGTCCTCGTGCTCCAGCATCCCCAGAAACTTGCGGAGGCGCCGTGCGAACTGGCCGACGTCGTCCGGGCCGTGGACTACACGGATCTGACCGCGCTGGAAACAGCGGCCCGTGAGCTGTGGAAGACAACGGGATTCACCGCCGTTGTCTCCCTCACGGAGCCCGGCCTGGAAGGCGCGGGCCTGCTCAATGATCTCTTCGGCCTGGGCGGCACGGGGCTCGAGGCGGCCAGGCGCTTCAGGGACAAACTGGCCATGCGCCGTCGCCTGGTCGCGGCCGGCAACGGAGCGGCCACCGCCGCCGCGGCGCCGCTGGCGAAGCGACGTGACCTCGACGAGTTCGCCGACGAACACGGCTATCCGTTCGTCATCAAGCCGACGAACGGCACGGGAAGTTACGGGGTGTCCCTGGTCACCGGCCCTGAAGCGGCGGACACGGCATGGCACACGGTGAGTGCGCTGAGCGGGCATCCCATGGCCCGTACGACCATGCCGTTCTCCGTTGATGGCTTCATGATGGAAGAATATGTCGACGGACCTCAATTCAGCGCGGAATCCTTCAGCTTCGACGGCCGTCATGTGCTGATCGGAATCACCGAGACGCAGCTCGCCGCCGACAGTTTCGCGGCTTTCTCCCACGTCATGCCCACCCGGCTGGATGACGCCGCCCAGGCCGGCGTGCTGGACGCCGTGAGTCGTTTCCTCGATGCCATGGAGCTGCGGGACGGGCCCGCGCACACCGAGTTCAGGCTCGGTGAGCGGGGGCCGGTGGTCATAGAGTCGCACAACCGTTTCGGTGGCGGCGCCATCAACCAACTCGTGCGCGGTGCCTACGGAATCGATCTGGAAACCTACGCGCTCGGCTGGCCGTTCAGGCTGGTGCCCGAAATTTCCCGGCCGCCGCGGGCGCGTGGCGCCGCCGCCGTTCGATTCCTGGTCAGCGGCCCGGGACAGGTGGAATCGATAACAGGGGTAGAGGATGCGCGAGCGGAGCCGGGTGTCCTGGCGGCCCAGATGTGGGTGAAGCCGGGCGACACGGTCCGCGCGGTCGAGGATTCCTGGGACCGTCTGGGGCTGGTGGCCGCTGCTGCGGCTACCGGCGACATGGCGGTCCGCCGTGCCGAGGAGGTCCTGCGGGACACCATCCGGATCCAGGTGCGAGGTGAGGACGGCGTGGTGCGGCCCGCACGTATTGCCCTCCCGGACCGTCCTCAGCGTCATCCGGCCCACGGTGAGTCCGCCGTCGCCATGGCCACAGCGGACTGA